One window of Salminus brasiliensis chromosome 16, fSalBra1.hap2, whole genome shotgun sequence genomic DNA carries:
- the LOC140537022 gene encoding galectin-9-like → MMAYQQPFLNPRLPFTGCIQGGLFEGKVTTLTGRVLPGAERFHVNFQCGTTGSADIALHFNPRYSRNSGFVVCNTLQNSSWGSEERSHSMPLPRGSDFNLTFLVNRDSYSVIVNGAHFMEYLHRLSVSRVNAISVEGGVEIHSIAFQNPATPCVPQPVFLQPNSCGMQLGGQVQWTTGQSRGHSRKSRNPQKQHHAGLYQAPPPYSPPQVYNMPYKTIIQGGLYPGKTIIIQGFVNHDANRFCFNLRFNSGIAFHFNPRLNDNHVVRNSLLQDKWGPEERAGGMPFYRGQPFTVTIICDTQCYRIMVNGTQMFTYNHRHFLLQQIDILEVEGNVSLSSVTV, encoded by the exons ATGATGGCCTACCaacagccttttctgaatcCG AGACTCCCCTTCACCGGCTGTATCCAGGGGGGCCTGTTTGAAGGGAAGGTCACCACTCTGACTGGGAGAGTCCTGCCAGGAGCAGAGAG GTTTCATGTGAATTTCCAATGCGGCACCACGGGGTCGGCGGACATAGCCCTCCACTTCAACCCACGCTACAGCAGAAACTCAGGATTCGTGGTGTGCAACACCTTGCAGAATTCATCCTGGGGCTCAGAGGAGCGGAGCCACAGCATGCCTCTGCCCCGAGGGTCCGACTTCAACCTCACCTTCTTGGTCAACCGTGACTCTTATTCG GTGATTGTGAATGGAGCCCACTTCATGGAGTACCTGCACCGCCTCTCTGTCTCCCGTGTGAATGCCATCTCGGTGGAAGGGGGCGTAGAGATTCATTCCATTGCGTTCCAAAACCCAGCC acCCCCTGTGTTCCGCAGCCTGTCTTCTTACAACCG AACTCCTGTGGCATGCAGCTTGGCGGTCAAGTCCAG TGGACGACTGGTCAAAGCAGAGGACACAGCCGTAAATCTCGGAACCCACAGAAGCAGCACCATGCAGGCCTATACCAG GCACCTCCTCCATACAGCCCTCCACAAGTCTAT AACATGCCGTACAAAACAATTATCCAAGGTGGCCTTTACCCTGGGAAAACCATCATCATCCAGGGTTTCGTCAACCATGACGCGAACAG GTTCTGCTTCAACTTACGCTTCAACTCTGGCATTGCTTTCCACTTCAACCCGCGGCTCAACGACAACCACGTAGTGCGCAACAGCCTGCTCCAGGATAAGTGGGGTCCTGAGGAAAGAGCGGGTGGCATGCCCTTCTACAGAGGCCAGCCCTTCACG GTGACCATCATCTGTGACACCCAGTGCTACAGAATCATGGTCAACGGCACCCAAATGTTCACCTACAACCACCGTCATTTCCTGCTTCAGCAGATCGACATCCTGGAGGTGGAGGGCAATGTCAGCCTCAGCTCTGTCACAGTGTAA